The Couchioplanes caeruleus nucleotide sequence CCGGGCAGCACCCGGTTCACCGCCACGTGCACGGCCTGCAGCGGGTCGGGGCTGCTCACCGGCCAGTCGCTGCCCGCGGCCAGGCGTGCGCCCGAGCGGTACAGGTCCCCGAACGGGTACTGCCGCGCGGCCAGCTCCGGGTCGAGGAACGGGATCGTCAGCTCGTCCATCTGCGGCTCGTGCGCGGCCCACAGCGCCTGCAGGTTCGCGGTCGCGCCGAGCGGGCGGAACCGGCGTACGTCATCCGGATGGACGACCTGCAGATGCGCGAGGTGCGGACGGGTGTCGCTCGGGCCGTTGGCCGCGCGGGCGGCCGCGACCGCGTCGAGGGCCGCGCGCACCGCCCGGTCGCCCAGCGCGTGGAAATGCCCCTGGAAGCCGAGCCGGTCCAGCTCGGTGACGTAGCCGGGCAGGGCGCCGGGGTCGATGAAGGACAGCCCGCTGTTGGCCGTCGGCTGCCCGCAGGCGTCGCGGTACGGGGCCGTCATCGCGGCCGTGAAGTTCTCGGCGACGCCGTCGAGCATGAACTTGACCGTGCCGCAGCGCAGCGGGCCGGCCGTGAACCGCTCGCGTTCGTCCACGAGCGACGGAATCTGCTCGGCGCCGCGCTCGCGGTCCCACCACAGCGCCCCCACGACGGGGGAGACCAGCGACCCGTCCGTGGCCGCGGCCAGGTAGGCGTCCGAGACGTCGGGGTAGCCGTTCGTGGCGCACAGCATCGCGTCCTGCCACGCGGTCACCCCCAGCGAGTGCAGCAGCCGCTGCGCCCGCAGCAGCCCGGCCAGCCGGTCGGCCGGGGTGGCGGCCGGGACCAGCGCCTCGACCAGCGCCATCGCGCCTTCCTGCAGCCCGCCCACCGGGTCGCCGCCAGGCCCGCGGTCGATGCGGCCGTCGGCGGGATCGGGCGTACGGGCGGTGACGCCGGCCAGCTCCAGCGCCCGGCTGTTCACCCACGCGGCGTGGTGATCGCGGTTCATCAGGAACACCGGCCGGCCGGGGACGACCCGGTCGAGCAGCTCCTTGCCCGGTACGCCGCCCGGGAAGCTCTCCATCGACCATCCGCCCCCGACGATCCACTCCTCGTGCGGGTGCGCGTCCGCGTACGCCCGCACCCGGCGCAGGTACTCGACCACGTCGGTGGTGCCGCTGAGGTCGCACAGGTCCAGCTCCAGCCCGCCGAACACGGCGTGCACGTGCGCGTCCTGGAAGCCCGGCAGCAGCAGCCGCCCGCGCAGGTCGACCACCTCCGTACGCGGCCCCGCCAGCTCGCGCACGTCGTCGTGGCCGGCCGCGAGGATGCGGCCGTCGCGGACGAGCAGCGCGCTCGCGTCCGTACCGAACAGCGGCCCGCCGGTGAAGAGCAGATCCATGGCTGGAGCATCGCACGAAGGTGTTGACCTGGAGCGCGCTCCAGGTCCTACCGTCGTTGCCGTGCAGACGACGGAACTGGGGCGCACCGGCGAGCAGGTGAGCGTGCTCGCCCTCGGCGCCATGCAGATGGGTAACGCGACGGACGAGGCGGACTCGGTCCGGATCCTGGACCGCTACCTCGAGGTGGGCGGGTCCTTCATCGACACCGCCGACTGCTACGAGTGGTGGGCCCGGCGGGGCAGCCGCGGCGGCGAGAGCGAGGAGCTGCTCGGCCGGTGGATGCGCGCGGGCGGCCGGCGCGACCGGGTCTTCCTCGCGACCAAGGGCAGCGCGCTGCCGCGCTCCTCGCCGCAGCTGTGGGACGCCGATGGCACCCCCGACTGGGACCTGGCCCGGCGCACCTTCGCCGGGGCGGGCGCGCAGACGCTGCGGGACGCCCTCGACGGGAGCCTGCGGCGGCTCGGCA carries:
- a CDS encoding amidohydrolase, giving the protein MDLLFTGGPLFGTDASALLVRDGRILAAGHDDVRELAGPRTEVVDLRGRLLLPGFQDAHVHAVFGGLELDLCDLSGTTDVVEYLRRVRAYADAHPHEEWIVGGGWSMESFPGGVPGKELLDRVVPGRPVFLMNRDHHAAWVNSRALELAGVTARTPDPADGRIDRGPGGDPVGGLQEGAMALVEALVPAATPADRLAGLLRAQRLLHSLGVTAWQDAMLCATNGYPDVSDAYLAAATDGSLVSPVVGALWWDRERGAEQIPSLVDERERFTAGPLRCGTVKFMLDGVAENFTAAMTAPYRDACGQPTANSGLSFIDPGALPGYVTELDRLGFQGHFHALGDRAVRAALDAVAAARAANGPSDTRPHLAHLQVVHPDDVRRFRPLGATANLQALWAAHEPQMDELTIPFLDPELAARQYPFGDLYRSGARLAAGSDWPVSSPDPLQAVHVAVNRVLPGQDRPVFLPEQRLDPATALRAYTSGSAYVNHLDDSGTLSAGSRADLVVLDRDPLAGPPQEIAAARVAITYVAGERVYSSRDA